Proteins from one Dama dama isolate Ldn47 chromosome 12, ASM3311817v1, whole genome shotgun sequence genomic window:
- the LOC133067296 gene encoding olfactory receptor 4K1, with the protein MAHTNESMVSEFVLLGLSNSWELQLFFFTIFSIVYVTSVLGNIMIIVIVSSDSHLNSPMYFLLSNLSFIDICQSNFATPKMLVDFFVEHKTISFEGCMAQIFLLHSFVGSEMMLLVAMAYDRFIAICKPLHYSTIMNRRLCIIFVFISWAVGILHSVSHLAFTVDLPFCGPNEVDSFFCDLPLVIELACMDTYEMEIMTLTNSGLISLSCFLALIISYTVILITVRHRSSSGSSKALSTLTAHITVVILFFGPCIYFYIWPFSRLSLDKFLSVFYTVCTPLLNPIIYSLRNEDVKSAMRKLRNHHVSFWKN; encoded by the coding sequence ATGGCTCACACAAATGAATCAATGGTATCTGAGTTTGTGCTTCTGGGACTCTCTAATTCTTGGGAacttcagcttttctttttcacCATCTTCTCAATAGTGTATGTGACATCAGTTCTGGGCAACATCatgattattgttattgtttcctCTGACTCCCATTTGAACTCTCCTATGTACTTCCTGCTCAGTAACCTTTCTTTCATCGACATCTGCCAATCTAACTTTGCCACTCCCAAGATGCTTGTGGACTTTTTTGTGGAGCACAAAACTATCTCCTTTGAGGGTTGCATGGCCCAAATATTCCTTCTTCACAGTTTCGTTGGGAGTGAGATGATGTTGCTTGTAGCTATGGCATATGACAGATTTATAGCCATTTGTAAGCCTCTACACTATAGCACAATTATGAATCGAAGACTATGtataatttttgtgtttatttcctgGGCTGTGGGTATTCTTCATTCTGTGAGCCACTTGGCTTTTACAGTGGATCTGCCGTTCTGTGGCCCTAATGAGGTAGACAGCTTCTTTTGTGACCTTCCCCTGGTGATAGAGTTGGCTTGCATGGATACTTACGAGATGGAAATTATGACCCTAACTAACAGTGGCCTGATATCACTGAGCTGTTTTCTGGCTTTAATTATTTCCTACACTGTCATTTTGATAACTGTCCGTCACCGCTCTTCCAGTGGATCATCCAAGGCACTTTCTACATTAACTGCTCATATCACAGTGGTGATTCTTTTCTTTGggccttgcatttatttttatatatggcctTTTAGCAGACTTTCTCTGGATAAGTTCCTTTCTGTGTTCTACACTGTTTGTACACCCCTGTTGAACCCCATCATCTACTCTCTGAGGAATGAAGATGTTAAATCAGCCATGAGAAAATTGAGAAACCATCATGTGAGCTTCTGGAAAAACTAG
- the LOC133067297 gene encoding LOW QUALITY PROTEIN: olfactory receptor 4K5-like (The sequence of the model RefSeq protein was modified relative to this genomic sequence to represent the inferred CDS: substituted 1 base at 1 genomic stop codon), whose protein sequence is MEKVNSSVVSEFVLLGLSSSQELQRFFFVFFSVLYVVTVLGNLLIILTVTSDNGLHSPMYFLLGNLSFVDICQASFATPKMIIDFLSEHKTISFSGCIAQISFIHLLTGGEMMLLVSMAYDRYVAICKPLHYVGIMSRRTCTLLVMISWAVGLVHTLSQLSFTVNLPFCGPNVVDSFFCDLPRVTKLACLDSYIIEILIVVNSGILSLSTFSLLVSSYIIIFITVWFKSSAAMAKAFXTLAAHITVVILFFGPCIFIYMWPFTTYPVDKVLAIFYTIFTPILNPIIYTLRNRDMKTALRKIMIHYLRPKKISEMPVIVRNSLY, encoded by the coding sequence ATGGAAAAGGTCAATTCGTCGGTGGTGTCTGAGTTTGTATTGCTGGGACTCTCTAGTTCTCAGGAGCTCCAgcgtttcttttttgttttcttctctgtgttaTATGTGGTCACTGTGCTGGGAAACCTTCTCATTATCCTCACAGTGACTTCTGACAACGGTCTACACTCTCCCATGTACTTTCTCTTGGGAAACCTTTCCTTTGTGGACATCTGTCAGGCTTCCTTTGCTACTCCTAAGATGATTATTGATTTTCTGAGTGAACACAAGACCATCTCCTTCAGTGGCTGCATAGCTCAGATTTCCTTCATTCACCTTTTAACTGGTGGGGAGATGATGCTACTTGTCTCCATGGCCTATGACAGATACGTAGCCATATGCAAACCCCTGCACTATGTCGGCATCATGAGCCGAAGGACGTGCACTCTTCTGGTAATGATCTCCTGGGCGGTGGGCTTGGTGCACACACTAAGCCAGTTGTCATTCACTGTGAATCTGCCTTTCTGTGGGCCCAATGTAGTAGACAGCTTCTTTTGTGACCTCCCTCGAGTGACCAAACTTGCCTGCCTGGACTCTTACATCATTGAAATACTAATTGTAGTCAATAGTGGAATCCTCTCCTTAAGCACTTTCTCACTCTTGGTCAGCTCTTATATCATTATTTTCATCACTGTCTGGTTTAAGTCTTCTGCTGCAATGGCCAAAGCATTTTAGACTCTGGCTGCCCATATTACTGTAGTCATATTATTCTTTGGACCTTGCATATTCATCTACATGTGGCCCTTTACCACCTACCCTGTGGATAAAGTTCTTGCCATATTTTATACCATTTTCACTCCCATTCTAAACCCCATTATTTATACATTAAGGAACAGAGATATGAAGACTGCCTTGAGGAAAATTATGATCCATTATCTGAGGCCCAAGAAAATTTCTGAAATGCCAGTAATAGTGAGGAATTCCCTTTATTAG